The segment GTTTCGGAAGTTGGTCAAGGTCATGGACGACGACGTCAGAAATCTTGAAGAAGTCGCGCGGACTGATGTGTTGACCGGATTGGCCAACCGCCGGCGCCTGGACGAAGGGCTGTTGCAGACTACGGCGCAAGCTTCGACTCAGGGGACAGCGTTGTCCCTGTTGATGTGCGACATTGACAATTTTAAGACGGTTAATGATCGGTTCGGACATGCCGTGGGTGACCTTGCTTTGCAGATGGTTGCCGAGATACTCCGCTCGGTGGTGCAGGATTCTGCAGCTGAAGACTTCCTTTGTGCCCGCTATGGCGGAGAGGAGTTTGCGGTGCTCCTCAGCGGGATGGATGTAGGCGACGCCATGGTTGTGGCAGAACGTGTGCGCGTTGCTATCGAGCAGGGACGCCTCGAGATCGAGAATTCGCTAAATAAGGAATTGGCTGTTACATTATCCATTGGGGCGGCGCAGCTTGACCCTGTGTGGGGTGATGTCATGATCGATCGTTTGATACAGGCTGCGGACAGTGCTCTGTTTGAGGCCAAAGCCGCGGGCCGTAATCGGGTTCAGGTCGGCTGATTGGCTTGGAGCATATTAGGGCAATAACAGAAAGTGGGCCGCTAGGGGTTGACTTCTCCGGCGAGAATCGAGTATTCACCCCTTCTCTTTCTTTGGAGGTATTATTTAAATGTATGCTATCGTAGAAACTGGCGGCAAGCAGTTCCGTGTTGAGGAAGGCCGCACCATTAAGGTTCAGAAGCTCCAGGCCGAAGCCGGTTCTGAGCTTGTTCTGGATAAGGTTCTTTTGGTTGGTGAAGGCGCTGGCGTGACCGTCGGTGCTCCCTATGTCGAGAAAGCCCAGGTTTCTTGTGAAGTGGTTGAGCATGGCCGCGATAAGAAAATTATCGTGTTCCACAAGCGTCGCCGCAAAGATTCCATGAAGAAGCAGGGCCATCGGCAGGACTACACCGCCATCAAGATCAAGGCCATTCAGGCGTAATTCGCCTGTAAGGAGGCAGATATGGCTCATAAGAAAGCGGGCGGAAGCTCCAAAAACGGTCGCGACAGTGCGGGTCAACGTCGAGGCGTAAAACGCTTCGGTGGCCAGCAGGTGGTCGCAGGCAACATCCTTGTTCGTCAGCTCGGCACCAAGGTTCACCCCGGTAACGGCGTGGGCATTGGCAGAGACTACACCCTGTTCGCTCTGGTGGACGGTGAAGTGAAGTTCGAGAAGTACTCGCGCAAGAAGAAGATCAAGACTCGAGTGCATGTGGTTCCGGCTGAGGCCTAACCACTACTGACTACAGCAAACCAGCCGGGGCGGACCGCGCATTGCGCTGTCCGCCCCTTTTTTTATGCCGTGCTTTGCACGGCTGTGGAGTTTAAATGCGTTTTGTGGACGAAGCGACCATCACTGTACGGTCGGGCAAAGGCGGACACGGCTGTGTGTCGTTCCGGCGTGAAGCCCATGTGCCTCGGGGCGGGCCGGATGGCGGCGACGGCGGCGACGGCGCCGATCTCATTTTTCGCGCCTCAGATACGCTCCTGACTCTTTACGATTTTCGTCTGAAACGTCTGTACGAAGCCAAGAATGGTCAGCCCGGTATGGGTAGGCAGCGTTACGGCAAGAATGGCGAAGATCTTATTATTGACGTCCCCACCGGGACACTTCTGTACGAAGTGGACGAGGACGAGAACGAAACCCTGATTGCCGACCTGACCGAGTCAGGTCAGACCGTGGTCATCTGCGAAGGCGGACGCGGCGGCAAGGGGAACGAGCATTTCAAGTCCGCCACCATGCGCACTCCCCGTTTTGCCCAGCCAGGCGAACCCGGTGAAGAGAAGCGCATTCGTCTGGAACTCAAGATTCTGGCAGATGCCGGTCTTTTGGGTCTTCCCAGTGCGGGCAAGTCCACCTTTGTTTCCCGCATTTCCGAAGCCAGGCCCAAGATTGCGGCTTATCATTTTACCACGTTGACCCCCAATCTCGGTGTTCTCATTTCCGAGCTGGGTGAACATTTCGTGGTGGCTGATCTGCCCGGTCTTATTGAGGGCGCCCACGAAGGACTGGGGTTGGGATTCCGTTTCCTGAAACATGTGGAGCGCAACCGCTTCCTGGTTCATATCCTCGCAG is part of the Desulfovibrio ferrophilus genome and harbors:
- a CDS encoding GGDEF domain-containing protein; this encodes MTARKKATGLCVLPGQRQLCKLLSEAHLPDDPKWLSLILYMRSLEYNEALGLSQRASLQKLLLTTLQDGDFSDSKFQTIIRLQERVVTAPYRQKLEAAAAESKALMREFETILTKRCGEVKDLGKNTVDVVESGAAPATMVRRLRKSFRKLVKVMDDDVRNLEEVARTDVLTGLANRRRLDEGLLQTTAQASTQGTALSLLMCDIDNFKTVNDRFGHAVGDLALQMVAEILRSVVQDSAAEDFLCARYGGEEFAVLLSGMDVGDAMVVAERVRVAIEQGRLEIENSLNKELAVTLSIGAAQLDPVWGDVMIDRLIQAADSALFEAKAAGRNRVQVG
- the rplU gene encoding 50S ribosomal protein L21, with the protein product MYAIVETGGKQFRVEEGRTIKVQKLQAEAGSELVLDKVLLVGEGAGVTVGAPYVEKAQVSCEVVEHGRDKKIIVFHKRRRKDSMKKQGHRQDYTAIKIKAIQA
- the rpmA gene encoding 50S ribosomal protein L27 encodes the protein MAHKKAGGSSKNGRDSAGQRRGVKRFGGQQVVAGNILVRQLGTKVHPGNGVGIGRDYTLFALVDGEVKFEKYSRKKKIKTRVHVVPAEA
- the obgE gene encoding GTPase ObgE, with protein sequence MRFVDEATITVRSGKGGHGCVSFRREAHVPRGGPDGGDGGDGADLIFRASDTLLTLYDFRLKRLYEAKNGQPGMGRQRYGKNGEDLIIDVPTGTLLYEVDEDENETLIADLTESGQTVVICEGGRGGKGNEHFKSATMRTPRFAQPGEPGEEKRIRLELKILADAGLLGLPSAGKSTFVSRISEARPKIAAYHFTTLTPNLGVLISELGEHFVVADLPGLIEGAHEGLGLGFRFLKHVERNRFLVHILAADEMDMDDPWAGYDLLNEELVKYSPELADKPQLEVVNKIDVLTDEQLEALKARAKADGRRVYFISALRGDGVDRLVKLMWKLYRKGIAQDQAEED